The Haloplanus sp. GDY1 genomic sequence ACTCCTGGTGGCCGTCGAGGTTGGCGGCGAGTTCCATCGCGGAGACGGAGAAGTCGCCGGCCTCGAACCGGGTGCCCGGCCCGTTCGGCAGCGCCGGAACGAGATCCATCTGGTCGGTCACGGGGAAGTCGGCGCCCTGGAACGCCGACCGGAACTGCTCGCGGAGTTCGGCCTCGACGTCGTCGCTCATGGGGAGTCGTGGGCGTATCTGGCGGAAAAGCGTTCCGAAACGTCAGAAGAACCCGTAGTTCGCGACGAGGCGCTCGTAGCAGTCCTCGTACCGGGAGCGAACGGCGTCGTGGTCGTAGGGGGCGTAGTCCTCGTTGACCGTCCAGCGCTCCAAGTCGGTCGCCGCGACGATCTCGTCGGCGAGTTCCTGCGGGCTGGTCACCAGCGACCCGCGGGGGTCCGCCTCGACGAGTTCGTGGGCGGCGGAGTCGGCCTGGTACTCGACGACGCCCACACAGCCACAGGCCAGCGCCCGCAGGAGGCCGGTCGCGAACGGCGCCCACGTGGCCGTCTGGGCGAAGACGTGGGCGCCTTTGAGGATCGGCACCTGTTCGGCGGGCGAGAGGTCGCCGAGGAACTCGACCCGGTCGTCGATCCGGAGGTCGCGGGCCATCCGTTCGGCCTCGGATCGCGCCGGCCCGTCGCCGATGACCGCCGCCCGCCACTCCCGGTCTCGGAGTTCGGCGAGGGCGAGCAGGAACTCCTCGACGTTCGCGCGCTCGTCGAGCGGGCGAGCGTACACGAGGTCGGCCCGCGGGTCGACGGGCGCGTCCCGGATCCCCGCCATGTCGACGCTGTCGGGAATCACCTCGACGGCGTCGGGGTCGGCCCCGCGCTCCCGAACCGTCGTCTCGACGGTCTCCGAGGGGACGACGACGGCGTCGGGCGACCGGGCGGCCCAGTGGTGGCGCCAGGTGCCCTCCGTCTCGCGGTCCGGGCGGTCACGCCACTCCGCGACGATGGGCGTGCGGCGGAGGCGACCCGCGGCCTTCGCCGCCGGGACCGCGAGGGGCGGGACCGAGGCGACGTGGATCACGTCCGGTCGGACGCCGTTGAGCACGAAGGGGAGTTTCGCCACGAACGCCCGCGGGGAGCGCTCGCTCGTCACCCGGCGGTAGGTGACGCCGTCGAAGTCGAAGGAGGCGTGGTCGCCGCCCCACCACTGCGCACAGACGACGGTCACGTCGTGGCCGCTGGCCGCCAGGCGCTCCGCCACCGCCCGCGCCCGGCGGGCGTACCAGCTATCCTCGTGGTGGGCCGTCGTCATCGTCACGAACGCGACGCGCACACCTCGGGCCACGAGACGGGTGACCAAAAATCCCTCCGTCGGCGGCCGGTCCCGCGACCGCCGTCGGGGTTCCCGTCGGCCGGGAACCGACGCGTGGATTGACGGGGCGGGGCGTCGAACGGGCGGGTATGTACGACGCCATCCTGCTTCCCACCGACGGGAGCGAGCCCGCGGCGGCGGCCGTCGAACACGCCCTCGGCGTGGCCGAGCGCTTCGGCGCGACGCTGCATCTCCTCTACGTCGTCGAAACGGACGACCTGTCCCACGCGGCACCGGAACTCGCCATCGAGGAGCTCCGCGAGACGCTGCGGAGCGAGGGCGAGTCCGTCCTCGACGACGCGGCGGCGCGCGCGACCGACCGGGGAGTCGAGGCGACGACGGCGGTCGTCGAGGGCACCGCCGAGGACGCGATCCTGAAGTACGCCGCGGAGAACGGGATCGATCTGCTGGTGATGGGCACGCACGGCCGGGGTGGACTGGAGCGGTATCTGGTCGGCAGCGTCACCGAACGGGTCGTCCGGCGGGCCGAGGTGCCGGTCCTCGTCGTCGGCGGGAGCGAGGGCCGGATCGGGGGAGGGGCGGGTTAGCCGACCGCGGCCGGGGCGAAGGCAACGGTCGCCTCGACGAAGGTCCAACTGTAGACGTGGTTGAGCAGGAGGTAGGCGAGGACGCCCAGCGAGAGCGAGAGGATCCACGCGCCGGCGGCGATCCGGCCGACGCGGGCGTGGTTCGTGCCCCGGAGTTCGCTCGGCGTGTGGGTCACCCCGAGGACGAGGGCGTAGAGGACGACGGGCACGGCGACGATCGAGAGGACGATGTGGACCGCGAGCATCGCGAGGTACGCGACGTAGGGGAGTTCCGGGCCGACGAACTCCTTGGTGCCGCCGCCACCGATCTTCGTCAGATAGAGGACGAGAAAGAGGAGGATGAGGCCGAACGCCGTCGACATGGCGGTCGCGTGTTTCGTCACCTCGTCGCGGCGGATCCACCGCCACCCGGCCAGCAGGGAGAGCGTCGCCGCGGTGTTGACGACGGCGATGGCGTCCGAGAGCAGGTTCACCTGCCCGAGCGAGAGGTCGGG encodes the following:
- a CDS encoding universal stress protein, which gives rise to MYDAILLPTDGSEPAAAAVEHALGVAERFGATLHLLYVVETDDLSHAAPELAIEELRETLRSEGESVLDDAAARATDRGVEATTAVVEGTAEDAILKYAAENGIDLLVMGTHGRGGLERYLVGSVTERVVRRAEVPVLVVGGSEGRIGGGAG
- a CDS encoding glycosyltransferase, whose product is MRVAFVTMTTAHHEDSWYARRARAVAERLAASGHDVTVVCAQWWGGDHASFDFDGVTYRRVTSERSPRAFVAKLPFVLNGVRPDVIHVASVPPLAVPAAKAAGRLRRTPIVAEWRDRPDRETEGTWRHHWAARSPDAVVVPSETVETTVRERGADPDAVEVIPDSVDMAGIRDAPVDPRADLVYARPLDERANVEEFLLALAELRDREWRAAVIGDGPARSEAERMARDLRIDDRVEFLGDLSPAEQVPILKGAHVFAQTATWAPFATGLLRALACGCVGVVEYQADSAAHELVEADPRGSLVTSPQELADEIVAATDLERWTVNEDYAPYDHDAVRSRYEDCYERLVANYGFF
- a CDS encoding DUF420 domain-containing protein, which produces MATASASGPVKEHPVAVTAVLSVVGYTLVVGTFVGVVPESIFPDLSLGQVNLLSDAIAVVNTAATLSLLAGWRWIRRDEVTKHATAMSTAFGLILLFLVLYLTKIGGGGTKEFVGPELPYVAYLAMLAVHIVLSIVAVPVVLYALVLGVTHTPSELRGTNHARVGRIAAGAWILSLSLGVLAYLLLNHVYSWTFVEATVAFAPAAVG
- a CDS encoding MTH865 family protein codes for the protein MSDDVEAELREQFRSAFQGADFPVTDQMDLVPALPNGPGTRFEAGDFSVSAMELAANLDGHQEFPYESVDELVDDVMAALKAEGLL